The genomic segment taaaaaatgaaagtagtTTTAACATGCACACAAGAAATAAGTATTTTATACCCTGAGTTGAGACTCGTAGGCTGAATTTCTGATCAGGTTGCGTACAAATCTCTGATTGTCAGGTTTTAATGCCAACTATGGCATTAAATGGCCCTCTAACCggtggtggaaaaagtattcagatcatttacttaagaAAAGTGCCAATACATCAGTATCAGTACACAGTATACGATAGTATTGTCAGCTTAATTTAAACAACGTATTAAAAGTACAGCAGAAAATTGCCCCCAGTGagcattatattattataggaAGTATTGTAAGTTTTGCATTTCAGGTCATTTTATTGCTTCcagattattttttactttaattttttttttttttttttttgattctttggagattttgttcaattattatgacacaaatttaatctcatagtaaaataaacataactAACCGTTGGGACGGTGTTCAGCCTGAGAGACTAAACTCAGGTCACAATAATCTCGTTGAACATGCAGCAGTGCTTGTGCGCATGCGGGGGTCAGGGTTGACAGTCGTGGAGAAGGAGTGCGGCGGCGGCGGCTAAGCTAACAGCAACCATCGCAACTAGCTACATGTGGAGGGTAAAACGGGAGGCATCCCCGACCCTTACTCTGTCAAAATCCCTCCTTTTTTACCCTAAACAACTGTAAAGTTCAGCCTCGTCGAAAATAAGGGATAATATCTGTTTACAATGAAAGGGTGAGTGTACGTTTTTGAGTCACGAATAAGTAGATTAGCACGAGTAAAGTTTTTTACAAGGGGAGGAGACGGCGAGGCTAAGCTAGCTGGCTAAGCTATTTTTATTCTGGTGTAGGATAAAAACAGCAAACGGCAGCGCCGCTACCGAAACAGTCTAGTCACGGATAGTCCCGTCAACTTAAGCTGATTGTCGGTTCATTTAAATCGCGTAGAAGCGGTGCTAACTAGCAAGCTACCGCCGGGAAGCTGAGTCAGTAAAGCCACTTCAGCTAAGCTAAACATGCAGACACTGGATCTCTGCAGCTCAAGTCATCTTAAAGTAGCCCAGCAAGTCAACTTTTCCTATAGACAAGCTTGTCAGTAAATGCTGGTCAGCTCTGTTACCGACACAGTTACACTTTGTGCCAGCTTGCTCGGTGAAACTTGATCTGCCAGTAAAAACACTAGCTGTGTCAGATGACATGAGGGGCGATTAACACTGAACTGTGGGTGTTCAGATAGTTTTGTATAGACGTGTGTGATGCTGGTACTGTACATTACTCTACATCCCAATGAAACAACagctttttttgtattttttggggggtgggggtgtagTCAATCCTATAAATACCACAGTGAACCCCTCAACCAGGCAAACTGGAGTGTTGTGTTTGGGCCGCTTACTTacagatcctctccagacatgtttaagatgtatataaaatactctattttgaataataatttgtctctGATATCATTTTCCCACCAAAAGAAGTTACATTATTGTGTTATAATCCTTACcatgacatctactccttctctctcattaaaaaaaaaaaaaaaaaaacaatcagtttaactgctggacgCACCAAgtctcctattttgttgtaaagtccattctcattgtatgtgcactggaggcttcaagtctccacatcacacctgtgtaagttgaatattggatcATGATTGacttccaaactatttgtgatgtcacaaatcatgcttgtcgGCCCAcctcttaaaatcagattttcaatgagcgaaactttccactttcagcagatgaatgtgaaaacagccttctagtgtcaaaacTCTGTACGGTGAAGCTCAAACGTTCAACTgtagtaacaagaagaaaaacgtatttttgagtggaggggactTTAAACACCAGGACAACACTGTGGCAGCTCACAGTGCTGTGGAGCAATAGCACAGCTTCCACCACTACTGGATTGGCAGTGGCTTGATTGTAGGATTGATTTAAGGGTAttaaatagggctgcaactaacaattatttcaaTTACTGATTAGTcgcttggtctataaaatgtctctTCATCtttaaatagtttgttttgtctgatcaagaGTCCAAAATCTGAAGATGTTTGGTTTACAAGACGAAGAacagcagcaaatcctcacaattaaGAAGCTGCAACTGGTAATGTTGGGCGTTTTTGCTTGGAAAAATCTCAAACTACTTTTGATGATTACATTTGTGTTGAtttaattttctgacaatcagatcaaccaatcaattagtcatttaattgtttcagctctaaaatacACAACttttatagaaaaaaagaaactgcatCCAGGTGGTGagtttggaggaaaaaaattgCAAGAGCCCAGCAGCCTAACGTTAAATATCAATGTTAAAGTCTCAAGATGGTGCGGCTTGCTGTTGTTCGTCTTGCTCCTGCACAATGGATCTTTAATGCATTTTGAGTCAGTTTATCCTGAATATAAATGTGTACCTCTTGTCAGCCATTTGACCGTTTTGCTCTTGTTCCAGTAGCCGGATCGAGCTGGGGGATGTTACGCCCCACAACATTAAGCAGTTGAAACGCCTGAACCAGGTCATCTTCCCTGTCAGCTACAACGACAAGTTTTACAAAGATGTGCTGGAAGTTGGAGAGCTTGCAAAGCTAGGTAAGAGACATCACTCATGTAACTTTCACACACGTAACTCTGAATAAATCCTTTTTGAAAAATCATGTTGCAAGTTCTTTATTATGATGATAGTGGGATGTTAAtgagagtgaagacacacagaaatTAGTGGCAGGATCCAGGCCAGTAAATGAAATGCAGGGGACCCAATAACCATGTTAATAGAAAGTATTCTTTTAACTGCTCGATTTCCACACAAGTTTTTCGTCAAAGGATATGTGGAGGCCAATTCATGTGtttcacaatatttttttacattttttcctaTACTGAGGCCAGTTACTGCACTGTCAACAAAACCTCAAATTTCCCCGCCTTCTGCTCTCTTGGCAGTCATTGCGTCTGAAATTATAATGAAGGAAGGGACccctgtctgctgctgttgtttcagcgttgcttgtttttttttttttgtcttgcagcATACTTCAATGACATTGCAGTGGGAGCTGTGTGCTGCAGAGTGGACCACTCTCAGAACCAGAAGAGACTGTACATCATGACGCTCGGCTGTCTAGCGCCCTACCGTAGACTTGGAATTGGTAAGAAATTCTGCATCTCCAGGGGACTAAGAAACACCCCACTGTATTTTATGGCATTGTAGTGATCTAGcggtgtttttatttttcaccaactttcattttgtctttgtctctcaaGGTACAAAGATGCTGAATCATGTGCTAAACATCTGTGAGAAGGATGGCACTTTTGACAACATTTACCTGTAAGTGTCTAAGGTGTACATGGAGTAAACTAAGGCTGCAGCCGCTAGTtcttttcattgtcaattaatcaGATCtttttacgttttttttttttttttttttagctgataCTGATAAAACTCACTGATTTCTCTCAGCACTGCAATAAACATAAATCCACATTAATCCTAttgttaaatgtgactttttacaATTAACTCGAGTTCTTTTTTCGCAGTCATGTGCAGATCAGCAATGAGTCAGCCATCGACTTTTACCAGAAGTTTGGCTTTGAAATCATCGAAACAAAAAAGAATTACTACAAGAGGATAGAGCCTGCAGATGCCCATGTGTTGCAGAAGAGCCTGCGCAGCCCATGTGCACCCCCCACCGGAGAGCTTCAGAAGGCAGAGTAGGGGCACAGCTTTCGGAAAGAGCACATATGTGCCCACCTCCACAGAAACAGAACTGTGACAAATGCCCCAGGGTCGACACATTCAACACTTTCTTCAAAGGACgctaaaaagagaaaacaaatttaaagtacaaaaattgcatttattttgcaaaGGGGTCCCCTttgatttttgcatttttttttttttttgctccccTTTCCTCGTACACATaattgaaaatgacaaaaattccAGTATCCAAAAGTGCTCCTATTGACACAGATGCCAACTTCAGACAGTTTTAGACCTGGTGGAGGGGGAGAGTGTGGTGTTTGCAAATcatactgtttgtgtttgagttgtTTGTATGCGGTTATAAAGCTAACGGGGACATATCTATACTTTTgagcaaaagaaaacagttgGTTTGAAGCGGTAAAAGTGTTTGAAAGAccatcactgacacacacacacacacacacagtcccagCTGGTCAGCTTGGAGTGACGCTTTGGGTTGTTTTCGTGGAGCAGTCACAACTCTATTCCCTTACCACCTGAACCCTGGGATTTATGGGAAATGAGTCTGACCAGTTTGTTGATATGTCATGTCCAGAGAGGGAATAGCAGAAATGCAACTCCCCTCGATACGGGCGTATGGAAGGCTGAACGGTTTTGAGGTGGTGGGAAGATGTGGTCACCACTCATAATTTCTGAATAACTTTATTTTCCAGGCTGTTTAATTTAATTCCCCTTCaactgtttctgttattttaattttttacatcGAGATGGCAAATGGTTCAGAGATTCTCCTGGGTTTACTGCTTAGAGTGAAAACATTAAGAAATATTAAGGCATGAGAAGTTTCTCAGAAGGGCGCTCCACAGTGTCATGTGAGGGAAGTCCAAATAACATGTTTAGGATTGGATTTGGGCATTATTTTTCAGTAGTAAAATAAAGGTGTGTGAGGATGTGTGTCTTTAAACACATGAATGTGTTTAAAGACATCTTACCTTTAACACCTTTGGCACCTTATGTAGCCACTTTGCAGAAATGGTCTTCTCAAACTTCCTGCCTCAGTCAGCTTCATTTGAAGCTCAGCTGATAGTGTGGGAGTTTTTTGTTATGGTCTCTCAAACAGTGTATCACCCAGAGGAAGCTCTGACCCCTCTGCATGCAAGGAGAGTTGTGTCCTCTCCACTGTAGTATAAgcatgtttttcctttcttttgaAGAATTTTATCTTTTCTGGAGCTCTATATTGTAAGACTTTTTAACGTCTAAATAAAGGAATTACTATTTGCAGTAAATGTGTTACTAATTGTCTTGTTCTGTTCTATGTCCACGATGATTTATGAGCTAATTATCACAAGATTATAGTTGATAGTTAACTTAAAAACATTTCCTGCGAGAAATTTAACATGAATGTATAGCTCCATTCTGTGTAAACCCATCCTTGGATGTTGATTGGCTGAGACCTCCCGTATTTGAAATGCTATTGGCTGACAGCTCCCACAGAGCCCTCCTCTTTCTGCACCAAGTTAGATCTACAAAGATTGTTTTGAGAGATGAGTTGAGTTGAATGGCTTGCTAGCTAACAGTTAGCCTCCAATCTCTTTAACTTCTCGCAGGGACAGTCTCTAAAATGCCGAGACTACAGGTGAGTGCCAACTACACTCCATTAGTAGCGTTTTAACAGCAGAACCGTGAATAAACCTGCCTCTGCTTTGTTTAATAATCATACCTTGTAGCggagctaagctagctgttaGCGAAAGAAAGCTAGGTTAGCTGGATAGGTAATAGCTCAGGTTGCTTGTTTGTGGCTGGTTAAGTGACGAGATACAACTATCTAAACATCGTTTTGTGTCGACACGTAAAGCAGAACTCTTAACTGTATGTGTGATTCTTTAATCATGCTTTAATAAAGATGTAATATGCAGCTAAATGAGTTTATGTTAGCTGTAAAGCTAGTAAATCTACACCAGCTTGTTGTAGTAGTTGAGGCTCAGTTATCTTAACAAGGCTGCTGATTTTATTTCTACTGTGACAACATTGCTGCAGACTTATTGTGCGTTATAGTCTACTGTTGTCTGGTGTCATCGTGCTTATTAATATTgtatgtttcatgttgtttatttgcAGTACGGGCACGGAAGGGATGTGAGGTCCAGCTGGTGAATGTGTTGACTGGTCTAGTACCTTATCACACAGGCAACTGTTGGGACAGGATGCCAGAGATGACTGAAACTCAGACACCTGGTCGTAAACCTAAGTAAGAATGTCTGAATTGTCTGCTCGTCATTGCTGTCTTTAACCAAATTATCATTACAAGCACttaaattcatttaatcatgcagtctcattgagatcaaTATCTCTTTTctcaagagagacctgagaacaagaaacagtCATAAGAGCACAACTAGaacaacacatttaacacaACCAACAAAGAATTAAGAAAAACAGTTACAAGAGTCAGAAAAAtacatcagataataaagctttaacaTCTGCAAGAGGAATCAAAGGGTTAAGTTTGAGGgcagtttgcagttcattccaTCTAAAAGAATGAAACCAGTTCTGTTAACATTAGTGCGAACATGAGGGATGTCTAAGTTTAAGTATTTACTGGATCATGTACTGTAGGTactagatttaaatgagaggagagaaaagatgtgaggtagtttggaagctttAACAGTAGAGCTTCATAGATGAATATCATGAAATCCATCCAACCTTGTGATACAGAGGACAATGATGAGTatgaaatttgtcatttgtgatgAAGCGTAATGTACTGTGATAAGCAGGGTTTAACTGCTGAAGTGATGATGGGGCAGCATGACAGTACAGAATATCTTCATAGTCAAGGACAGACATTAAGGTTGACTGCACAatagttttattgtttgaaaaataCAGACAGCATCTGTAAATGTTGGTCATGGTCATGTATTCTGGAAATACCCCAAAATAACCAAATTCTGGGAAACGGTATGTACAactatgaaaaaatattaaaatacaatattgcTATGGATATTTCTCTACTGGACCTATAGAGCACAATGATGAATACCTGGTCAAAATATTAGTAGTGGCTTGTGAAAATGGTAAATGGGGTAAAACGGACCCACCAACTTTGGACCAGTGGACACAGATAGTCGAGGAAATCTATTTGATGGAAAAAGTGACACACATTGTGATACTGCAAGAAGGCAAGAagaaaaatgggagaaatggACATTATCCCACAGGGAGGAAGTGACACTGTAGACTAAATGGAAATTGACAAAGGCAATGACCTGATAGACATATATGTTTCTGATTTGATCTATGGATGTTTTCCCTGAGCAAgtgtttgttattattttgcatatattttcttaaaagaaaaagaaagcctTTAATTCTATACAAGAAGCCTAGTTCATTTTGAAATTTTTGAGTTAAAAGTTGAACATGAATCTTGAATGATAGTACACAATTGCAATAAAAAGACatattaacaattattttattttttgcagaaagaagaaaaacaaagaatccCACAATGCAGGTGAAATAATATCTCTATAATATCTTCTGTTATGCTTCTGTTCAAACCTTGCTGCTTAGTGAACACTAGTTTACTGTGGGGcatcaaattaaatgtaacTGGGCattaaggttttgttttgtctttatttagttgagagacacagaaaagagaAGATCAATGCTGGGATTAACCGCATTGGTAATCTTCTGCCCTGTTCCCAGGCACTTAAACAGGTAAGAGACAAGTCGCCATACTGTTTTTCCTCATCAGCAGCCCATTATGATCAAATTGTTTTCTGTATAAGCTGCTGAGTTTatagcctgataatcagactgaactACTATTTTGTTTCACTTATTTAATATGGATATATATGTGAACCACAAGTATCCTTTTATGTGGCATATTCTGAAATCAAACTTTTATCCTATTTAGAGTAAGAACATGATCTTGGACCAGGCTTTTCGCTACATCACTGAACTGAAgaaacaaaatgacacaatgCTTCTGGAAGGAGGGGATAAAGTCCAAGGTGAAGTTAAATAATCACACATTTGCAGCCAGGCACACCAGGAACCTCCCacaattatacatttatacattgtgtcattatgtgtatatgtgagtaTTGATTTATGAAAGACTGATTATATACAGGATGTTCACTTGATAGATCATTATGTGGTATGTGTGCTTGGTCTTGGTGCAGCTGAGGAGATCCGTCGACTGCGGCGTCAGTTGGAGGAGCTGCGGAAGGAGAGTGCTCACTACATCGAGCTCCTCAAAGCCCATGACATTAACCTTCTGGAAGACCCCACTATCCACTGGAAGGGCAAACAGCGATGTGCCAAGGTGGCAAAAGTGACTCCCACCCATCAACTCCCAAAGGGAATCATTGTCTATTCCAATGGCAACGTGATGTGCCCGGCAGGGAAGGAAACAAGCCCAGGAAAACAGCCTTCTGAAACATTAATTCTTCAGCCACCTTCTGAGGTCAGTGCCGGGTTAAGAGTTAATGGAGCCCTGCTGCAAGTTAATACCTCCTCTTCCACCCCTGCTCTTCTCCCTGGATCAACTGTCACACCCGCCCAGTCTACGCCAGGCCTGAGAGTGGTAGAGCAGTGTGTGATTGAGAAACCGGCTGCAGCCCCCACTCTGCCACCTTCTGTGTCTTACATCACCCTCCAGCTCCCTACAGTCACCACCGCCCTGCCCCAGCAACCTCAGCCTGCAGCCCCAGCCCAGACCCTGAACATAGCAGCTACTTCAGCCTCACAGATCCCCACTGAAAGCCCTGCTCCACCTGTGTCCAGCCTCACCACGCTAACACAGACTGTAACCACCTCTAGAGCAGCAGCCTCAGAGGTCTGCTCTTGGGTCACACAGGACACTGCCATCAGGAATGTAAGTTACACTGCTATCCCTAACAACCAAGCCCTTCTTAGGGCTGGGACAGCAGGCAGCACACAGACCACCTGGACAACACTGCAGATGGCAGGGAACACAGTGCAGCCAGTCTGCCAGAGTCTTCCCACCGCAGAGGTTAGCAACACCACCCAGGCTGTCCAGCAGGTGACTGTGTGTCCCATGGGCAACAAACCATCTGTTCAGCCCATTCAAATACAGATGCAACCTCATGTTTCTGTACAACAAGCACCCATTACAGCCCACATTCAAACGCAGCCCTTTCAGAGACCACCGCAGTTACGGCCAGCAATCCTGAATCAGGCACAGCCTGTCCTAGCCCCCCAAACTCAGTGTGCTGTTCTGCCCAAGCCAGCTGTGGTTGCTCACCCTGCCATCGTGTCACAACCCCAGTCTGCTGTACTCCAACCTGCATCACTGGTTCCCCATCCTCCGACAGCCCTCATTCCTCAGCCTCAACCCCTCCCTCAGCCAACCCTGGTGCCTCAGCCACAGGCCACCGTGCTGCCCCTTCTTCAGACCATGCAGGTGCTGCAGGTCAATCCAACTGGAGGAACAGCCTCAGGGGTAACAGCGCCACAAAAcactaacaacaacaacccaaGTGTGGTCATCCTGCAGCAGGCCAATGCCTGCCCTACACAGTCAGTTATAAGGGAGGAAGTAACCAATCAGACACCCTGTCAGCACATTGTAATCATCCAGGCACCCAATCAGGCTGCACCTGCCCCTCAAAATCCTCAGGTCGGCATGGTGCCTGCTGCTGTGCCCGCTGCAGTACCTGCTTTGTCCACTCAAATACCTACAACCAGCAGTTCAACGTCTGCCACTTCCTTACAAAGTGTTGGGGGAAAGCAGCTGGTGCATATTCTCCCACGCCCTGTTCAGCCTCAAATGAACCATCCTCTGCAGGTCACCCAGGCATCCGCTTCCCCAACGGTTCCTCCAACCCCACAGACTATCACTGTGAACGGCCAGGTGTTTGCCCTGCAGCCCATGAAGACCTCTGAAAAAGCCAACTCCCAGGGTGGCCAGAGTACACTACAGCTGGTCCAGCCCACCACCACTGAGGAACCAACTACTAATGTGGCCCTCAACAGTTTAGGGGCCCTCAGCAGTCTCAACCAGAGCATCTCTCAGGGCCTTCCACTTACCATTTCTAGCCAGAACAATGGTcaacctccagctgctccatCATCAGTTACCCAGCAGAAGCAGCAACAACCTCCTGCTCCAGCGCCCCTCCCTGTAACCACACTTGCTCTACCTGTGCGGCAATTGCAGGTCCCTTGTTTGAGCCCAGTCAAATCAGGGCTGGTGGTTAATGCCTCTAAGGCTTCAGGAAAGAGGCTTCGCACAGCTGTCAATACAAAGAGGTTAACAGCTAAAAGGACCAAACCAGCCAAGAAGAAAGAGCTCAGTCAGGTGCAgcctgctgttgctgtttcagCTAAGCCCGTGGCTGCTGCAGGAGAAGATCAGACGGTTACAGTGTCGCAATGCTCAACTGTAAAAGTCACAGACATTACCCCCACTTGTACCACAGCTGTCACAACGACAGATTGCAGTGGAGCTATTGGAAATGTCACTTCTGCACAAACAACGCAGAAAATGATTGTGTGTAGTTCATCTAGCGGGCTGACTGTATTTAGCCAATcccacacacagagcaaaagcTCTGGCAGTGCAACTCAGAGTGATGTTTTATTCAGTCATACAAACACTAGTGGTATGGCAACTGCAGTTACAACTGTTAGTGCCACATCAGTCAAGCCATCAGTTAGTACAACTGTGGCCATTGAGAGTAAATCTGCTGTAGAATCTGGCAACAACTCAACTGTAACCAAACTCTCTGTGTCAGAGGTGAAACAGCTAACCACCAGTACAGCAACTAGCACAACACAAAGTAAGTCAGCCGCTACCTCTGCTGTTTCTAGACAGAGTAGATCTGTGGTCAGTTCCGCAGGTGCCGCTGAGGCTCAGTACACTTCCACCACTGTTTCAACTGCATGTCTGACTCCAGTCTGCACCACAGCCACTTCAGCAGTATCGTTAAACCAGGCTACCCAACCAACTTCAGTATGTCATAACCAGGGATCTAATACCCA from the Thunnus albacares chromosome 21, fThuAlb1.1, whole genome shotgun sequence genome contains:
- the naa50 gene encoding N-alpha-acetyltransferase 50 isoform X1; its protein translation is MKGSRIELGDVTPHNIKQLKRLNQVIFPVSYNDKFYKDVLEVGELAKLAYFNDIAVGAVCCRVDHSQNQKRLYIMTLGCLAPYRRLGIGTKMLNHVLNICEKDGTFDNIYLHVQISNESAIDFYQKFGFEIIETKKNYYKRIEPADAHVLQKSLRSPCAPPTGELQKAE
- the naa50 gene encoding N-alpha-acetyltransferase 50 isoform X2, which codes for MKGRIELGDVTPHNIKQLKRLNQVIFPVSYNDKFYKDVLEVGELAKLAYFNDIAVGAVCCRVDHSQNQKRLYIMTLGCLAPYRRLGIGTKMLNHVLNICEKDGTFDNIYLHVQISNESAIDFYQKFGFEIIETKKNYYKRIEPADAHVLQKSLRSPCAPPTGELQKAE